The following proteins come from a genomic window of Proteinivorax hydrogeniformans:
- the rpmE gene encoding 50S ribosomal protein L31: MKAAIHPEYNKTTIVCACGAEIPTKSTQKDLKVEICSKCHPFYTGKQKLVDSGGRVDRFRRKYGMK, encoded by the coding sequence TTGAAAGCAGCTATTCATCCAGAATATAATAAAACGACTATAGTTTGTGCATGTGGTGCGGAAATTCCTACTAAATCAACTCAAAAAGATTTAAAGGTAGAAATCTGTTCAAAATGTCACCCATTTTACACTGGTAAACAAAAGCTAGTGGATTCCGGTGGTAGAGTAGATAGATTCCGTCGTAAATACGGCATGAAATAA